A region of the Prinia subflava isolate CZ2003 ecotype Zambia chromosome 17, Cam_Psub_1.2, whole genome shotgun sequence genome:
AGCAAACATCTCATTTTCTGGGAGCACAGTGCCTGGGTTTGGATACCGTGCTCGGGCAGAGCCTCCTGGCTTTAATGTGGCTCTgaagctcctggagcagctccttgtGCCCCCACCACTGTACGGGAACTCAACTCACACACTCAAGAATTAGGGAAATAGGGAAGGATGGCAGAGGTGAATCAGTCACTGCTTGCACTGtttgctctccctgctgtgttCCCATGTCCAGCACACCTGGACCAGGTTCAGAAGTGAGGTtcacactgcagagcaggaaatgtGAGGAAATTTCAGTCTGAAGACACTGTCCCACAATCTCCACCACCATCTCCAAGCCTCTCACAGCccaggagggagcacagccagccaGATTAGAGAACTGATCCACTTCCAAAACCAGTATTTTATGTACGTTATGCATGACACACCAATCCTGTGCTTGAAAAAGCACTAGCTTAGTATCAATATTGACCATTACTAAATCCTTTCTGCTTTTGGCCAGTTCAGACCCGCTGTCAGGGAAAGGACAGcatcccctgtgccccccagagcccccgaGCCCAGCCTACCTGCCCGTCGGAGTCGTAGCCCCAGCCAcgcgccccggcccggccgtcGGCCTCGCGCCGCACCCCGCTCAGCACAAAGTGCCAGGCCCGGCTGCTCCGCGGGCGCCGCGCCATGCTGCCCCCAGACAGGTACGCTGGGAAAGGAACACCAGGTTACACTGAGGTGACACCGAGGTGACACTTCTGCCATGTCCCACGGCCACTCCCTGGGTCACCACCCCCCCCGGCGGGGACCAGCACAGGATCGGCCGGTGCAAAGGCAGTTCCATGCACATCAAGAGCCTCTGCAAGCTTCAACCTCTTcctccagccagggccagcTTCTCCCTGAGCCAGTGTTCAATTGGCCCCCAGAAATGCTCCCAATATGCAGAAGTGGTGGCAGTagctgcccctctgcagcaATTGGATCCAGCAGCCGCCTCTCAGCTGGCCTGGGAAGCTTCAGGGCTGTCAGAATCACAGAGtcctttgggttggaaggaccttcaagctcatctcattccaccacaatggcagggacacctcccactagaccaggctgctccaagacACAGCCTCCCTGGTGCCTAGTGACCCTCcagcagctgtcctggctcagcccCCCTGCAGCCTGTCTGTCTCCAGGGAAGACTGTCCACCCAACTGCCTTCTGATGGAAGACTTTGCTCTCAGTGCTTGGAGAGGAAGATAAAATACTTTCCTGCTCACTGGAGGGAAACCAGGCTTGTGACAGACATGTCCCAGCTTGCTTCAAGGACAACAGGCAGAAGGGAAGCAGCCGCCTGTCTCCAGCCCAACAGGGATGTTGTTCAGAGACAGATTTCTCAAGGCTCcttccctgtgcacagcccaaCAAGGCCACACCAGTTCCACACAGGACCACTGCACTGGATGTGACAGGGAAACCTCCGATCTCCAGCTCCAATCAGCCTCCAGCTTCCAATCTCACCTACCTGAAGTTTATCTTTGCAGGATTCAACTCCCCCCAAGAGGCACCCTCACGGCTGTAACCCTTGAACCCTCTCCCTCAGCGCAGCCCCAAGCTAAACCCTGCCATAAAGCACCTGGCACTGCACCTCCTGTGCCTCAGTCCCCAgtgggacagcagctcctggaaaagcaggacaGGCCAAGCCACGGCCAGCCGTGCAGCTGCCCATGGATGCTTTGAAGAGCTCTGGAAATCTCACCTGCTGAAATCACAGGGCTCGCACAGCCATGCTGCGGAAGCAcctaaaaccacagaaacacaaacCCCTTCTCCAGCTTTGCTGAGCACCTACAGCAGGCcaacagagctgctctgctccccaggccCTCACTAAGGCTGGGCCTTGGAGTCAGCACAGAGACCCCAGCACATGatccagcactgacagcagagTCAGTCACGGAATCATTAtggctggaaaagatctctcCGATCAACTGCCAAGACCACCACTCAAacatgtccccaggtgccacatccacacggcTTTTAAATCTCTACAGGGATAAGGACTCTACCACTgtcctgggcagctctgccactgcctgaccaccctttccatgaagacgTTTTcccaatgtccaacctaaacctcgCCCCagcacaacttgaggctgtttccccttgtcctgtccctgttctctgggagcagagcctgataCCCctccggctgtcccctcctgtcaggagttttGCAGAGCCAGAAgatcccccctgagcctccttttctccaggctgagcccctttccagctccctcagctgctcctggtgctccagccccttccccagctctgttcccttccctggataCGCTCCAGCCACGCAACGTCTTACTTGACCAGAACTACCCCTGGGAATGGAGatgcctcagcagtgccagcagaggggATGGCCACTGTCCCCCTCCTGCTttcacaggagcagcagtgctacAAAAAGCCGCTCACTCCTGAGGGGCCCTGGGCCCGCTGAGGCCTGTCCGGGGGCCCGAGGCGATGCTGCGGCGTGACCCGCACAGCGCCCGTGCTGCCCCAGAGCTTCCCCGGGTACCGAGCGGCGCGGGGGGACCACGgcgggagcccggcccggctcccTGGCCGCGGAGGCAGCCGCTCCACCGGGGGCGGGCAGAGGGACCCCGGCTGTCCTAGCAACCGAGGCCCGCCGGACAGGACCAAGCCAGGCCAGGCCACAGCGCTCGCACAACCCCGGCCCGCTCTGAACCCAACCCCGAACCCAACCCCGAACCCAACCCCCGGCTCCCACCTCCAGCCTGTCCCCCAAGCCCAGGCCcacctgcccggcccggcctggcgctgccccggcccggccccgcggcgctCTGACCTACTTTCCCCTCCCGGGACATAAACAATCCGCTCCCGGTACCGCCCCCGAGCGCCCATTGGCTGCGACCGAGCCGCGCCCCTTGACCATTGGCTAAATGCTCTGTCAGTCACAGGTGGAGGGGGGACGGAGGGGGCGGGGTCTGAGAGAGCCCGGCGCTATTGGCTGCCCTGCGTGCCAATCGGTAGAGAGTGGCGCCATTAGGCGGCCGCTCGCGAAGGGAAAGCACTGAGCCCATTGGCTGATGCGAGATGAGCACGAGAAGTGGATTGGCTGCGAAGCTCTGAAGGGTGGGTCCTCCGGTGAGAGCACGGCCGGCGATTGGACATAGTACCTGTCAGTCTAAGGGGCAGGAGTAGCGGGCCGGCGGAAGACGGAAGCGGGCGATGCGGGGAGGCAACATGGAGGAGACGGCCGAGGGTGAGCGGCGGAGAGGCCGGGCCTGGGGGAACCGGGCTCCGGGGTCTCGGCCTGGGGGCCCTATCCGCCTCGCGGGGGACGTCTCAATCCGAATGACCGGGCCTGGCGGGGGGCCAGGACCCGGTTCCGCGGAGTTGCCTCGGTGTTCGGCCCGACTCGCGGTGAGGGGAGATCCGGGCCGGGCCGGGTTGCCATAGGCGGCGGCACCGGTTATCAGGAGGTGACGCTGAGCCTTGCCTGAGGCCCGGGCCTGGCTCTCGCGGCAGACAACGCCGAGTACGCGGCCCGGCGCGGGGCTGCCGCTGTCACCGGGCAGTGTCCCGGGCGCACCCCGCTGCCGGCCCCGTCTCGGCCCTCCCCGGGCCCCGTCTCACCCCTCCCCGCTGTGGGGCCCGTGGCCTTTACCTTCGGCGGAGGTGCGGATGAGCTCTGCCATGGTGCATGCGGGCTCCatgccgccgctgccgctgtgctgccgggccggccccggcgCGTTGAGCCCGTGCCCGGCCGTGCGGAGGCGCCGGATCGCGGCCCGGCTGGGCGGGCGCTGTTTGCCGGCTGTGGCTGGAGCGCCCCGCtgccccctgtgctgccccGGCCCGAGGACAGCGGTCCGAGCGCTCCCTGCTCCGGGGAGcggagcccagagcagagccggGAGCGCTGACAGCTCAGCAGGGAATGGACggagggatggagagcagcGTGGGACTGGCAGGAAGCGTCTGGTGTGGCATGGAGAAGGAAACGCCAAGGGCCTGAGCTCACCGTCAGCCTGCGGGCTCAGCTCGTGAGCCCCAGTGCGTGTTTATTGCTCTGCTGCCCAATTGCCGCTTAGGTCATTCGGATGAGCTTTTGCTCCCCACACGCAGCGTTTATTGCCATTGTTGTCCCTTTTCTCATGACAAAATGTCTGTGACACATCCACCTCTTCTTTCCTGCTGCCTTACACTGAGGGCAGACCTCACTGGTctcctcccgaggggcagctctgatctctgctccgtgtgacagggacaggaccaaGGAGTAGCTGGAGTGGTGCCAGGGGAGGATTAGGTcggatatcagggaaaggttcttcccccagagggtgctggcactgcccaggctcctcagggaatgggcacggccccaaggctgccagagctccaggaacaCTTGGGCAAAGCTttcaggggtgcccagggtgggattgctggggggtctgtgcagggccaggagctgggctggatgatccctgtgggtcccttccagctcaggctgttccatgattctgtgataccCTTGCAGAGAGAACCAACCTGGCCGGGGTGCGGCACATCCTGCTCGTGCTGTCCGGGAAGGGCGGCGTTGGGAAGAGCACCCTCTCCACTGAGCTGGCCCTGGCGCTGCGGAACGCTGGCAAGAGGGTGAGCGAGGCTTTGGGGTGCTGAGCTCTGGCCTTTCCCTTCCAGCCTTCAGCTGGGCTGGATTTTATCCACCCTTTCCATGTGGATGTTCTTGGTGGGCAGCGTGTGGATTGTCTGTGAAAATGCAATTTATGGTCATGTGATCCAGTTCAGGTAGTTGGATCAGGTACTGCAGTTCATTTGTCTTAGCTGTTTTATTAAATCACCCAATGTTTGTTGTTGTAATTGGCACTGGGACATAACTTTGCTGCTTTGTGGTGTCACCCTCTCTCCCTCTGTGGGGTGAAGTGGGTGAGCTCAAGGACTGTTAAAATGGGGATAAAAAGGAGTGTGGGCAGGAGACACTGAATCGCCTGAGGATCTTTTTAAAGGCTCTCTGCAGCCAGTGCCACTTGGGTTCTGGCATAAAGCACATGTAAACACGCAGGAGATGCTCCTTGGGGAGAAGGAGGTCAGGAGGGATATGAAATTTAAAGCATTTGTGTTTCAAAtgtggctgctgagctgcagaggcTGTTGTGGAAGTGTTGGGGTGGTCGGGGGTTGCTGAGCCCACCCTGAAGGGCTGTGCCCGTCCCCAGGTGGGGATCCTGGACGTGGACCTGTGTGGCCCCAGCATCCCACGCATGCTGCGGGTGCAGGACAGCGCCGTGCACCAGTGTGACAGCGGCTGGGTCCCCGTCTTCGTGGGCCAGGACAAGGCCATCGCCCTCATGTCCATCGGCTTCCTGCTGGAGAGGCCGGACGATGCCGTGGTGTGGAGGGGACCCAAGAAAAATGGTAACACCggggtttgctgctgctgaaacctCCTGTGACTGCTCCTGGAGGGGTTATCCCTGGGGAAACAAAGCTCCTGTTCCACAAGGATGGGCTGAAATCGCTCATATGGGGAGAGTGCAGCACATGCTGGGCTGACAGACAGAATTGTCCCCTCTCCCTGGGGCCCTGTCCCACGGCTCCCAAGCTGAAACCcgctgtggtttggggttttttatctgCCTCTTCTGTTTCCATAGCTTTAATCAAACAGTTTGTCACCGACGTGGCCTGGGGGGACCTGGACTTCCTCATCGTGGACACGCCACCGGGCACGTCCGACGAGCACATCTCCACCGTGGAGGCCTTGAGGCCCCACTGGCTGCTCGGAGCAGTCCTGGTCACCACTCCTCAGGTAGGACACAGGGCTGGAattcctggcaggcagcaggcttggagcagggaaagggctgtCTGTGGATGCTTGTTCTACACACCTGCTCTGGAGCCACAGTCAGAGTGGCCAGAGGGATCCCCAGTTCTGCTGTTCCCCCTCAATTCCAGGCTGTGTCCGTGGGGGATGTGAGGCGGGAGCTGACGTtctgcaggaaggcaggacTGCGGATCCTCGGCATCGTGGAGAACATGAGCGGCTTCGTGTGCCCCCACTGCTCTGTGAGCTCTCCTGACCTTCCTGTCCAGCCTTggggctgctgtgagctctTCCTTGTGCCAGTggggtgctgagccctgggtgGAGAACTGGGAAGTGCCACGAGGGTGATGCTGTGAGCCCAGGAGAGGAGACGCTGCCAGCtttgggctctgctctcctgaggaGCACTGGGAGAGGGCGGGGGCACGGGGAatgcctggggctggagggcggagggcagctggctctgctcagggcctggcagctcctgccctgtcaCACAGGGCTCCGGCCTTCCTGACTCActgctcttcctccttcagGAGTGCACAAACATCTTCTCCAAAGGGGGAGGTGAGGAGCTGGCTAAGCACGCCGGGGTGCCCTTCCTGGGTGAGTGGCCTCtcgggcagagctctgctcagggctgatCCTGTGGTGCTCTGGGAGGGCTGAGCACAGAGAAGGAGCATCACAGGGGCAggtgggctgggctgtgagCCCCAGGCatctgggcagagctgaggtttGTGCTTTGCTTCTCTGCCATCCAAACTCCTCACAGTGggcccctggccctgctgggacagagatGGTGAtgccagcagcctgctctgACTGCTGACATCATGGTGACAGTGTAAACAGGCCTGGAGCCCCGTGAGAACCATGTTGAAATGTCTGGAGCCTTCCTGAGAAATGGGGGCTGAGGGCTGAACCCTATccctggacagggctgggatcagATAGGAGAGCCCCTCTCCTGAGGTACAAGGGTGGAGTCGGGTCTTGGACCCAGAGGAAGTGACTGCAGCTGGGAATTATCTCCTGGAGAGCTCAGGGAGGGCAGTGGTGGCTCTTCCCTACCACCTTCCCTGGAGTTGactgtggcagtgtgttttttatccctggctgcagcccttggcCGTACAGGGAGCGAGTTCTCACTCTCCCCTCCCTTGTCCCACAGGCAGCGTCCCCCTGGacccccagctcagccagagctTGGAAGAAGGCAGAGACTTCATCCAAGAGTTTCCCaagagctctgccttccctgccttgaCTCACATTGCCCAGCAGATCTTGGATACATCACAGAGGAGCTCCTGAGGAGGGTGTGGAGCTGGActggtgccagcctggcagccccagcagcggGAAGGGCATGCAGGAGCTGTTTAACTCAGACTCACTAGGGTGTGAGGGAGGGGGTGCAcagattgctgctgctgctggcagtccCAGAGGGAAGTAGCTGCATCCCCTCAGACTCACAGAGACTGGAGCTGCAGTGTCAAGTGCTGTTCTTCCCTCAGCGTTCCCACATGGCTCCAATCACCTGGATCACGGCTCCgtgtgctgctgccttctgctgccccTACCTGATGGATCACACAGGACTTGCTTCAGTGCCTGGGTCGTGCTGGGTGCTCCCATGTGGAGCCAGGCCAGGCCCCTGCTCTTGGAATTCTCGGCTCACTGGTTCCTGATGGGCTGGTGAGGGCACAGCATGGGCTGGGTGTGAGGAAATGCCTTCAGGAGCTGTCTGGAAGCTGCATCCATTGTGCTGGAAGCCCTTGGGCCTGCCAGGCTTGTGTGActcaggaatatttttcaaGGTTCCAGGCAGTAAAcacttttcttaaaatacaagTCTGCAACTTCTGTTTCTCCATGGCTTTAGGCCTCGCTTTATCTCTGAATCTTGGCTCCTCACATGCATCAAGGTGCTTCTGGCTTTTCCCTGGTTTCCTTGCTGGAATTCAGCTAAATCTCTCCTATAACAGTGTCAGGATCCAGCCTGTCCCTTGACTTGCTGtgaggcagccctggcagcccttcATGGGATGCTttgccccagcctggggctcctctgtgtccccaggtggTTCCTGGTTCATTCACTTCCCAGTGTCCTGTTCCCTGCATCTCTTCCCatgggctgctgctcccatggGACCTGCCCTCCTCTTGCAGGCTTGAGTTAAGCTGGGGAAGCAGTGAGGGTGGTGGCCTTGCTCAtcatctccctccctcccagactctgagcccctcctgcctgcctccctcttTGGGACTCACCCTCACAGTGAGGTGCCTTTGGGACTCACCCTCACAGTCAGGGTTTGGGAAGACAGGGAAATCCTGATTTCCACTAACGAGACTGATTCCAGCAGGCAGGGActgcctggagagcaggagcagcatccagccctgctcctgctgcacagggacCCACACCCGAGCAGGTTTCCCCTCATGCAATTTTCCAGGAAATTTTTGTCTGACCTTTGGACACTTATCTGGGATTTGGAGAGCTGGGCAGTAGCGCTGCAATCTGTCAGGGCTGTTGGCTCCTGTGGGCTAGCTGGGCATTTCTTGCTCCCTCCCTGGGAATGTGTCCCCCACCCAGGGCTTGCAGGAAATGCTGGGAGCCCCCCGGGAGCCTGAATCCCTCAccctgaggggctctggggagaaATCCCGGCCGTGGGCAGCGTGAGCTTTGGAAAAAA
Encoded here:
- the NUBP2 gene encoding cytosolic Fe-S cluster assembly factor NUBP2 isoform X2, encoding MSSAMVHAGSMPPLPLCCRAGPGALSPCPAVRRRRIAARLGGRCLPAVAGAPRCPLCCPGPRTAVRALPAPGSGAQSRAGSADSSAGNGRRDGEQQRTNLAGVRHILLVLSGKGGVGKSTLSTELALALRNAGKRVGILDVDLCGPSIPRMLRVQDSAVHQCDSGWVPVFVGQDKAIALMSIGFLLERPDDAVVWRGPKKNALIKQFVTDVAWGDLDFLIVDTPPGTSDEHISTVEALRPHWLLGAVLVTTPQAVSVGDVRRELTFCRKAGLRILGIVENMSGFVCPHCSECTNIFSKGGGEELAKHAGVPFLGSVPLDPQLSQSLEEGRDFIQEFPKSSAFPALTHIAQQILDTSQRSS
- the NUBP2 gene encoding cytosolic Fe-S cluster assembly factor NUBP2 isoform X1; this translates as MRGGNMEETAEERTNLAGVRHILLVLSGKGGVGKSTLSTELALALRNAGKRVGILDVDLCGPSIPRMLRVQDSAVHQCDSGWVPVFVGQDKAIALMSIGFLLERPDDAVVWRGPKKNALIKQFVTDVAWGDLDFLIVDTPPGTSDEHISTVEALRPHWLLGAVLVTTPQAVSVGDVRRELTFCRKAGLRILGIVENMSGFVCPHCSECTNIFSKGGGEELAKHAGVPFLGSVPLDPQLSQSLEEGRDFIQEFPKSSAFPALTHIAQQILDTSQRSS